Proteins found in one Litorihabitans aurantiacus genomic segment:
- a CDS encoding energy-coupling factor transporter transmembrane component T family protein: protein MSRSAPWLVRRNPSVLLALVLALSVLTLLLTEPLPLVALYGALAVGACVGARLHPWRFARAQVPFLLFGTGLVVVNALARPGEPLWPDAPVRVTAEGLSIGVVLALRALVIGVGAVAFATSAEPRRLVVSLVQHARLSPRIAYALLAGHRLLGELPRQWRTITRAHAVRLPVSERRRGRASREPRLGVRALARCAFTLLVVSIRSSERTAFALESRGLGPGPRTVWRPVALGWPDGALVAGVALLAWLALLAPRAAGALPA from the coding sequence GTGAGCAGGTCCGCGCCCTGGCTCGTGCGCCGCAACCCGAGCGTGCTGCTCGCGCTGGTGCTCGCGCTCTCGGTGCTGACGCTCCTCCTGACGGAGCCGCTCCCGCTCGTGGCGCTGTACGGCGCGCTCGCCGTCGGCGCGTGCGTCGGTGCGCGGCTGCACCCGTGGCGGTTCGCGCGCGCCCAGGTCCCGTTCCTGCTGTTCGGGACGGGGCTGGTGGTGGTGAACGCGCTCGCGCGGCCGGGCGAGCCGCTCTGGCCGGACGCGCCGGTGCGGGTGACGGCGGAGGGGCTGAGCATCGGCGTGGTGCTCGCGCTCCGGGCGCTCGTCATCGGGGTGGGGGCGGTGGCGTTCGCGACGAGCGCCGAGCCGCGCCGACTCGTGGTCAGCCTCGTGCAACACGCGCGGCTCAGCCCGCGCATCGCGTACGCGCTGCTGGCGGGTCACCGCCTGCTCGGGGAGCTGCCGCGGCAGTGGCGCACGATCACGCGCGCGCACGCCGTGCGGCTGCCGGTGAGCGAGCGCCGACGGGGACGGGCGAGTCGCGAACCGCGGCTGGGCGTCCGTGCCCTCGCGCGGTGCGCCTTCACGCTGCTCGTGGTCTCGATCCGGTCCTCGGAGCGGACCGCGTTCGCGCTGGAGTCGCGCGGTCTCGGCCCGGGCCCGCGGACCGTGTGGCGCCCCGTCGCGCTGGGGTGGCCCGACGGCGCGCTGGTGGCGGGGGTGGCGCTGCTCGCGTGGCTCGCGCTCCTGGCGCCGCGCGCCGCGGGCGCGCTCCCGGCCTGA
- a CDS encoding ATP-binding cassette domain-containing protein, producing the protein MSADAVVRPVVHAVGLEVVLPGGDGVGPLTADVAPGEHVLVLGPSGSGKTTLLRTLAGAVPQHVRAHVTGTLRVGGGEGGRGGSVFPVDPVSDGVAATSAHVGTVAQDPVTGVCLTLVADEVALPLENRAVPPERIGPAVEGALVVAGAAHLRERASGELSGGELQRVALAAATVARPRVLLLDEPTSMLDAPGVAAVRDAVARVGDDVAVVLVEHRLDEWAGQAGSAGLPPRTIALARSGRVLADGPTADVLARHGRALLRQGCWLPLDAELEALLGLGGGLASDDVRRALLALAREAAAAPSGLPAGSRTREVVLRTRGLAVRAGGREVLRDVDLDLRAGALTAIVGANGAGKSTLLAALAGLEAPAAGTVEGPRAGLVFQDPEHQLVAATVTGEIAFGAVAPGRVAELLDAFDLRDWADRSPYTLSGGQKRRLSLAAMLAHERPVLLADEPGFGLDRAATRAAMAALREAADGGLAVALTSHDLRAVAAWADRVVVVAGGGVAADLTPEAFLRDATALAAAGMSVPALLGFLVEHDVPVRGALAVLERLADDVAVAA; encoded by the coding sequence GTGAGCGCTGACGCCGTCGTGCGCCCGGTCGTGCACGCGGTCGGCCTCGAGGTCGTGCTGCCGGGTGGCGACGGCGTGGGTCCCCTCACCGCCGACGTCGCCCCCGGCGAGCACGTCCTCGTGCTCGGACCCTCCGGCTCCGGCAAGACGACCCTCCTGCGCACGCTCGCCGGCGCGGTGCCGCAGCACGTGCGGGCCCACGTGACCGGCACGCTGCGCGTGGGGGGCGGCGAGGGTGGCAGGGGCGGCTCCGTGTTCCCGGTCGACCCCGTGAGCGACGGCGTCGCGGCGACCTCGGCGCACGTGGGGACGGTCGCGCAGGACCCGGTCACCGGCGTCTGCCTGACGCTGGTGGCCGACGAGGTCGCGCTGCCGCTCGAGAACCGCGCCGTCCCGCCCGAGCGGATCGGCCCTGCGGTGGAGGGTGCGCTCGTCGTCGCCGGCGCGGCCCACCTGCGCGAACGCGCCAGCGGTGAGCTCTCCGGCGGCGAGCTGCAGCGCGTGGCGCTCGCGGCCGCCACCGTCGCGCGGCCGCGGGTGCTCCTGCTGGACGAGCCGACGTCGATGCTGGACGCGCCGGGCGTGGCGGCGGTGCGCGACGCCGTCGCCCGCGTGGGTGACGACGTCGCCGTGGTGCTCGTGGAGCACCGCCTCGACGAGTGGGCCGGACAGGCGGGGAGCGCGGGGCTGCCGCCGCGCACGATCGCCCTGGCGCGCTCGGGCCGGGTGCTCGCCGACGGCCCGACGGCGGACGTGCTCGCGCGCCACGGTCGCGCGCTGCTGCGCCAGGGGTGCTGGCTGCCGCTGGACGCCGAGCTCGAGGCGCTCCTCGGGCTCGGCGGCGGGCTCGCGTCCGACGACGTGCGGCGCGCCCTGCTGGCGCTCGCGCGCGAGGCCGCGGCGGCGCCGTCGGGACTGCCGGCGGGGTCGAGAACGCGCGAGGTCGTGCTGCGCACGCGCGGCCTCGCCGTGCGGGCGGGCGGTCGTGAGGTGCTGCGCGACGTCGACCTCGACCTGCGCGCCGGTGCGCTGACGGCGATCGTGGGAGCCAACGGTGCGGGCAAGTCCACGCTGCTGGCGGCACTCGCGGGCCTGGAGGCCCCGGCCGCGGGCACGGTGGAGGGGCCGCGTGCGGGCCTGGTGTTCCAGGACCCGGAGCACCAGCTCGTCGCCGCCACGGTGACCGGCGAGATCGCGTTCGGTGCGGTCGCCCCCGGGCGGGTGGCGGAGCTGCTCGACGCGTTCGACCTGCGGGACTGGGCGGATCGGAGCCCCTACACGCTCTCGGGCGGGCAGAAGCGGCGGCTCAGCCTCGCGGCGATGCTCGCGCACGAGCGCCCCGTGCTGCTCGCGGACGAACCCGGGTTCGGCCTCGACCGCGCCGCGACCCGGGCCGCGATGGCCGCGCTGCGTGAGGCGGCCGACGGCGGGCTCGCCGTCGCCCTGACGAGCCACGACCTGCGCGCCGTGGCCGCGTGGGCCGACCGCGTCGTCGTGGTCGCGGGCGGTGGCGTCGCGGCCGACCTGACCCCGGAGGCGTTCCTGCGCGATGCGACGGCGCTCGCCGCCGCGGGGATGAGCGTGCCCGCGCTGCTGGGGTTCCTCGTGGAGCACGACGTGCCCGTGCGCGGCGCGCTCGCCGTGCTCGAGCGGCTCGCGGACGACGTCGCGGTGGCCGCGTGA
- a CDS encoding ECF transporter S component — translation MSATTTTTTARSGRGLALKEIVLVVVLGVVFGFLYWVFVQAWIGLQVAMGPAGDLAQHLLLGSWLLVAPIAITIIRRPGVGVLAEVLASVIEVVFLGSAVGPLLIVAALLQGIGSELPFALGRYRHFGWGRFALSGLLGASLVFVWSAFRFGWYGQDILALRFGLQAVSGVLLGGLLAKVIVDALLRTGVLANFAIGAVDGGGDREDDGGRAGAAPVRRER, via the coding sequence ATGAGCGCGACCACCACCACCACCACCGCTCGCTCCGGGCGCGGCCTCGCGCTCAAGGAGATCGTGCTCGTCGTGGTGCTCGGGGTCGTCTTCGGCTTCCTGTACTGGGTGTTCGTGCAGGCGTGGATCGGGCTGCAGGTCGCGATGGGTCCCGCGGGGGACCTGGCGCAGCACCTCCTCCTCGGCTCGTGGCTGCTGGTCGCACCGATCGCGATCACGATCATCCGGCGGCCGGGCGTGGGCGTCCTGGCCGAGGTGCTCGCCTCGGTCATCGAGGTCGTCTTCCTGGGCAGCGCGGTGGGCCCGCTGCTGATCGTCGCGGCACTGCTGCAGGGGATCGGCAGCGAGCTCCCGTTCGCGCTGGGGCGCTACCGCCACTTCGGCTGGGGCCGGTTCGCGCTCTCGGGGCTGCTCGGCGCGAGCCTCGTCTTCGTCTGGTCGGCCTTCCGCTTCGGCTGGTACGGGCAGGACATCCTCGCGCTGCGGTTCGGCCTGCAGGCCGTCTCGGGCGTGCTCCTGGGCGGCCTGCTCGCGAAGGTGATCGTCGACGCGCTGCTGCGCACCGGTGTCCTGGCCAACTTCGCGATCGGGGCGGTCGACGGTGGGGGCGACCGCGAGGACGACGGCGGGCGCGCGGGAGCGGCACCGGTGCGGCGTGAGCGCTGA
- a CDS encoding YkoF family thiamine/hydroxymethylpyrimidine-binding protein, with the protein MMLTPTDLTDATEVTDPTSDPLTFGVGVRVTAAVMADDYAAVLTRALAGLDTAGLAVETGDVSTYAGGSESDLLRWLTDLAQALAATERHVALTVHLSRGCPGEVVCDLPGGAGPRGGEVPTSRTTGRWAAAEWALYPLADQAVTGGEPDHMRDIYAAIDHARELGTFRVSEHFVTRLEGDVGDVLATAVAGWVLVGRGVQHVTSHLTLSLNSPSHVGRAR; encoded by the coding sequence ATGATGCTCACCCCCACCGATCTCACCGATGCCACCGAGGTCACCGACCCCACGAGCGACCCGCTCACCTTCGGCGTCGGGGTCCGCGTGACCGCCGCCGTCATGGCCGACGACTACGCCGCCGTCCTCACCCGCGCCCTGGCCGGTCTCGACACCGCCGGACTCGCGGTCGAGACCGGTGACGTCTCCACCTACGCGGGCGGGTCCGAGTCCGACCTGCTGCGGTGGCTGACCGACCTCGCGCAGGCGCTCGCGGCGACGGAGCGCCACGTCGCGCTCACCGTCCACCTCTCGCGCGGCTGCCCGGGCGAGGTGGTGTGCGACCTGCCGGGTGGCGCCGGACCACGCGGGGGTGAGGTGCCGACGTCGCGCACCACCGGTCGGTGGGCCGCGGCCGAGTGGGCGCTCTACCCGCTGGCCGACCAGGCCGTCACGGGTGGCGAGCCGGACCACATGCGGGACATCTACGCGGCGATCGACCACGCCCGTGAGCTCGGCACCTTCCGCGTCTCGGAGCACTTCGTCACCCGGCTGGAGGGCGACGTCGGGGATGTGCTGGCCACCGCCGTCGCCGGCTGGGTGCTGGTGGGCCGCGGTGTGCAGCACGTGACCTCCCACCTCACGCTGTCGCTGAACAGCCCGAGCCACGTCGGGCGCGCACGATGA
- a CDS encoding MurR/RpiR family transcriptional regulator — protein sequence MLITQLAASHGSTLTATDRRLVAALQNQPDRASFWLAQELTGPLGLHQSSATRLAQRLGFDGYPQLRDALREDYLAGDGPSQRLRGRLERHPEDDVLASFVSDEVAALEALRRHVTQADLDELADRVLAAREVLLFGQGNATVLVELLARRLDRFGLRTVRLTGSRRDLAERLSRLAGADLLLAFAFRRAPAALGPLLSVATAAGASTALVTDTVVWTAPRPDQIVAAPRGGADDFLSLTVPMAVANALVLTVARRADDGALHHLDRLGHLLDQLDA from the coding sequence GTGCTCATCACCCAGCTCGCCGCGAGCCACGGCTCGACCCTCACGGCGACCGACCGCCGCCTGGTCGCGGCGCTCCAGAACCAGCCCGACCGCGCGTCGTTCTGGCTGGCGCAGGAGCTCACCGGGCCGCTCGGCCTGCACCAGTCCTCCGCCACGCGGCTCGCGCAGCGCCTCGGCTTCGACGGCTACCCGCAGCTGCGCGACGCCCTGCGGGAGGACTACCTCGCGGGCGACGGACCGTCGCAGCGGCTGCGCGGCCGGCTCGAGCGCCACCCCGAGGACGACGTGCTCGCGTCGTTCGTCTCCGACGAGGTGGCCGCGCTCGAGGCGCTGCGCCGTCACGTCACGCAGGCCGACCTGGACGAGCTCGCCGACCGCGTGCTCGCCGCGCGCGAGGTGCTCCTGTTCGGACAGGGCAACGCCACCGTGCTCGTCGAGCTCCTGGCCCGGCGGCTCGACCGGTTCGGGCTGCGCACCGTGCGGCTCACGGGTTCGCGCCGCGACCTGGCCGAGCGGCTCTCCCGTCTCGCCGGCGCGGACCTCCTGCTGGCCTTCGCGTTCCGCCGGGCCCCGGCCGCACTCGGACCGCTCCTGTCGGTCGCGACCGCGGCGGGGGCGAGCACCGCGCTCGTGACCGACACCGTCGTCTGGACGGCGCCCCGGCCCGACCAGATCGTGGCGGCGCCCCGCGGCGGCGCCGACGACTTCCTCTCCCTCACCGTCCCCATGGCTGTCGCGAACGCCCTCGTGCTCACCGTGGCGCGCCGCGCGGACGACGGCGCCCTCCACCACCTCGACCGGCTCGGTCACCTCCTGGACCAGCTCGACGCCTGA
- a CDS encoding ABC transporter substrate-binding protein, translating to MPRHASSTRPLTTALGLSLVLAACSGAESAPADEPDWESLSHEELVELAEAEGTVSVYAFTSRIATIEESFEAAYPGIDVVATDISSTELITRLASEHRAGSATADVAYVSDAPVVVTELLADDVLLPYVPGRVADALAPEHSAPLVANRLSTKVLMYNEEAHPGGAPVSNLWELTEPAWSGKVVLVDPNVRGDYLDLITEMSLRSEEMAQAYEDHFGREIELDEGVEDAGLQFAADLYANDAVLVDDTDTVNAAVGATGQSEPPVGFTSYSDRRDNDDEGWALQVAAGVTPSPGITFPAMLGVTAGAENPPRRAS from the coding sequence ATGCCTCGTCACGCCTCCTCGACGCGTCCGCTCACCACCGCGCTCGGCCTCTCCCTCGTCCTGGCCGCGTGCTCGGGCGCCGAGTCCGCTCCCGCGGACGAGCCCGACTGGGAGTCCCTGAGCCACGAGGAGCTCGTCGAGCTCGCGGAGGCGGAGGGCACCGTGTCGGTCTACGCCTTCACGAGCCGCATCGCCACGATCGAGGAGTCCTTCGAGGCGGCCTACCCGGGCATCGACGTCGTGGCCACCGACATCTCCTCGACCGAGCTCATCACACGTCTCGCGAGCGAGCACCGCGCCGGCAGCGCGACCGCCGACGTCGCCTACGTCTCCGACGCGCCCGTGGTGGTGACCGAGCTCCTCGCGGACGACGTGCTGCTGCCCTACGTGCCCGGCCGCGTCGCCGACGCGCTCGCGCCCGAGCACTCCGCACCGCTCGTCGCCAACCGCCTCTCCACGAAGGTCCTCATGTACAACGAGGAGGCGCACCCGGGCGGCGCCCCGGTGTCGAACCTGTGGGAGCTCACCGAGCCCGCGTGGTCCGGGAAGGTCGTGCTCGTGGACCCGAACGTGCGCGGGGACTACCTCGACCTCATCACCGAGATGTCGCTGCGGTCCGAGGAGATGGCGCAGGCCTACGAGGACCACTTCGGGCGCGAGATCGAGCTGGACGAGGGTGTGGAGGACGCGGGCCTGCAGTTCGCCGCCGATCTCTACGCCAACGACGCGGTGCTGGTGGACGACACCGACACGGTCAACGCCGCCGTCGGCGCGACCGGGCAGAGCGAGCCGCCGGTCGGCTTCACCTCCTACTCCGACCGCCGCGACAACGACGACGAGGGGTGGGCCCTGCAGGTGGCGGCGGGCGTGACGCCCTCCCCCGGCATCACCTTCCCCGCGATGCTCGGCGTGACCGCCGGGGCGGAGAACCCGCCGCGGCGCGCCTCCTGA
- a CDS encoding ABC transporter permease, which produces MTPLVRRSLQDARRPIRWLALAVVAVLVVLVALPLAGLVRATLGAEGDGAWTDVVASPLSQNLFWTPLRNSLVVGLGTGVLSTIVGGFLAWVVVLSDVPGRRVLGVLAAVPFALPSFAIALAWESVFRNDRIGGAPGLLTSLGLPVPDALSWGALPVILTLVAHYFSLSFVVIAAALANVGGDMLAAAELTGASRARVAVRIALPAVAPAAVSGFLLAFAEGVSNFAVPALLGLPVRFQTLSTRLYGAISTGTRSAATCCRSSSWSSPPPSCSSGRARRRAAASRPSPAGPPALTRWRPAAGAGRWRGSPG; this is translated from the coding sequence GTGACGCCCCTGGTCCGCCGCAGCCTGCAGGACGCCCGCCGCCCGATCCGCTGGCTCGCGCTCGCCGTCGTCGCCGTCCTGGTGGTGCTCGTGGCGCTCCCGCTCGCGGGACTCGTGCGGGCGACGCTGGGGGCCGAGGGCGACGGCGCGTGGACCGACGTCGTCGCGAGCCCGCTGTCGCAGAACCTGTTCTGGACCCCGCTGCGCAACTCGCTGGTGGTCGGGCTCGGCACGGGTGTGCTCTCGACGATCGTCGGTGGGTTCCTGGCCTGGGTCGTGGTGCTGAGCGACGTCCCGGGGCGGCGCGTGCTCGGCGTACTGGCCGCGGTCCCGTTCGCGCTCCCGAGCTTCGCCATCGCGCTGGCGTGGGAGAGCGTGTTCCGCAACGACCGCATCGGCGGCGCCCCGGGTCTGCTCACCTCGCTCGGGCTCCCGGTGCCGGACGCGCTCTCGTGGGGCGCCCTCCCGGTGATCCTCACGCTCGTCGCGCACTACTTCTCGCTCTCCTTCGTCGTCATCGCCGCGGCGCTCGCGAACGTCGGTGGCGACATGCTCGCCGCCGCGGAGCTGACCGGTGCGAGCCGGGCGCGCGTGGCCGTGCGAATCGCGCTGCCGGCGGTCGCACCGGCCGCCGTCTCCGGCTTCCTGCTGGCCTTCGCCGAGGGCGTGAGCAACTTCGCCGTCCCGGCGCTCCTCGGGCTTCCGGTGCGGTTCCAGACCCTCAGCACCCGGCTCTACGGAGCCATCTCCACGGGGACGCGCAGCGCGGCTACGTGCTGTCGATCCTCCTCGTGGTCATCGCCGCCGCCGTCCTGTTCCTCGGGACGCGCGCGACGGCGGGCCGCAGCTTCGCGACCATCACCGGCAGGTCCACCCGCCCTCACACGATGGCGACCGGCCGCTGGCGCTGGCCGCTGGCGGGGATCGCCGGGTTGA
- a CDS encoding ATP-binding cassette domain-containing protein: MRGIARDPQVLTALGGTVALGLSVALGATLLGVLGAQVLRRLPRARVTVASISFLSYVPFLIPGVAFGAAFIAQFGAPIGPLPSLYGTFAILVVAGVAASVPFAFQTSRAALGQVSGDLEEAAVLTGASGPRRLGRIVLPLASRGVVGGGVLVFVTMVRDLSLVVLLVTPATPAVGDDLPLRQRGLHPARQRHHPRHRRRLGGGHPPRPPPPGRPTERRPRMTRLILDGLGKRFGAHAALADVDLDLPDGAFVVLLGPSGCGKSTTLRILAGLEQPTSGRVLFGDTVVADGERGEVVPAKDRGLGMVFQSYALWPHMSVRSNIDWPLRVAGWSAADRTARVAEVLEMLEIEALADRYPTEISGGQQQRVAIARTVAPRPGVLLFDEPLSNLDARLRTDMRAELVRVHRATGATSVYVTHDQTEALAMATHIAVMKDGLLEQFGTPTELLTTPATAFVASFLGTPPQVLIPAAGGRQEMYRPEDVLIDPAGPLPFEVLESTPVAGRWLVTGLAGTGPANGGSDAPRRATVVTDHPVTAGTATALRPPARPTAVFGADGRVETAVAS, translated from the coding sequence GTGCGCGGGATCGCTCGCGACCCGCAGGTCCTCACCGCACTCGGCGGCACCGTCGCGCTGGGACTGTCGGTCGCTCTCGGGGCGACGCTCCTGGGCGTGCTCGGCGCCCAGGTGCTGCGACGGCTGCCGCGGGCACGCGTGACGGTCGCGAGCATCAGCTTCCTCAGCTACGTGCCGTTCCTCATCCCCGGCGTGGCCTTCGGTGCCGCGTTCATCGCGCAGTTCGGTGCGCCGATCGGTCCCCTGCCCTCGCTGTACGGGACGTTCGCGATCCTCGTGGTGGCCGGTGTGGCCGCCAGCGTGCCCTTCGCGTTCCAGACCTCCCGGGCCGCCCTCGGGCAGGTCTCGGGCGACCTCGAGGAGGCGGCGGTCCTCACCGGTGCGAGCGGCCCGCGCCGCCTCGGGCGGATCGTGCTGCCGCTCGCCTCGCGCGGCGTCGTCGGCGGCGGCGTCCTGGTCTTCGTGACCATGGTGCGCGACCTCTCACTCGTGGTGCTGCTGGTCACGCCCGCCACCCCTGCTGTCGGTGATGACCTTCCGCTACGCCAGCGAGGGCTTCACCCAGCACGCCAACGCCATCACCCTCGTCATCGCCGCCGTCTCGGTGGCGGCCACCCTCCTCGCCCGCCGCCTCCAGGGCGCCCGACAGAGCGGAGACCCCGCATGACCCGCCTCATCCTCGACGGTCTCGGCAAGCGCTTCGGCGCACACGCCGCGCTGGCCGATGTCGACCTCGACCTGCCCGACGGCGCGTTCGTCGTCCTGCTCGGCCCCTCCGGCTGCGGCAAGAGCACCACGCTGCGCATCCTCGCCGGCCTCGAGCAGCCGACGTCCGGCCGCGTGCTGTTCGGGGACACGGTGGTCGCCGACGGCGAGCGCGGCGAGGTCGTGCCCGCCAAGGACCGCGGCCTCGGGATGGTCTTCCAGAGCTACGCGCTCTGGCCCCACATGAGCGTGCGCAGCAACATCGACTGGCCCTTGCGCGTGGCGGGATGGTCTGCGGCGGACCGCACCGCGCGTGTGGCGGAGGTCCTGGAGATGCTCGAGATCGAGGCGCTCGCCGACCGCTATCCGACCGAGATCTCGGGCGGGCAGCAGCAGCGCGTCGCGATCGCGCGCACCGTGGCCCCGCGGCCCGGAGTGCTGCTGTTCGACGAGCCGCTCTCCAACCTCGACGCCCGCCTCCGCACGGACATGCGGGCCGAGCTGGTGCGGGTGCACCGCGCGACCGGGGCGACCAGCGTCTACGTCACGCACGACCAGACCGAGGCGCTCGCGATGGCGACGCACATCGCGGTCATGAAGGACGGGCTCCTGGAGCAGTTCGGTACACCGACCGAGCTGCTCACCACACCCGCGACGGCGTTCGTCGCCTCCTTCCTCGGAACGCCGCCGCAGGTCCTGATCCCCGCGGCCGGCGGCCGCCAGGAGATGTACCGACCCGAGGACGTGCTGATCGACCCGGCCGGACCGCTGCCGTTCGAGGTGCTCGAGTCCACCCCCGTGGCCGGGCGCTGGCTCGTCACGGGACTGGCGGGGACCGGCCCCGCGAACGGTGGGAGCGACGCGCCGCGTCGCGCCACCGTCGTGACCGACCACCCCGTCACCGCCGGCACCGCCACCGCCCTGCGTCCACCCGCTCGCCCGACGGCGGTGTTCGGCGCCGACGGCCGGGTCGAGACCGCGGTGGCGTCGTGA
- a CDS encoding histidine phosphatase family protein yields the protein MTTLLLVRHAATPWTQERRLQGRTDVDLSDAGREQAAALRPIVDRWAPASVLSSPLARTLSTAALLSDVSPEIDERWMESGLGAWEGRLTSELGPDYLAWRAGRLLPPGGEDAATVTRRVRAAVADAACKPGPVLVVTHGGTIRAVLARYLGLAADRVEPVAAPSLTAIDVATTGARLRTFNARA from the coding sequence GTGACCACGCTGCTGCTCGTGCGCCACGCCGCCACGCCCTGGACCCAGGAGCGCCGGCTGCAGGGACGCACCGACGTCGACCTGTCCGACGCCGGCCGCGAGCAGGCGGCGGCGCTGCGGCCGATCGTCGACCGATGGGCGCCGGCGTCCGTGCTCAGCTCACCGCTCGCGCGCACGCTGTCGACGGCGGCGCTGCTGAGCGACGTGTCCCCGGAGATCGACGAGCGCTGGATGGAGTCGGGGCTCGGGGCGTGGGAGGGCCGACTCACCTCGGAGCTCGGCCCCGACTACCTCGCCTGGCGCGCCGGCCGGCTGCTCCCCCCGGGCGGGGAGGACGCCGCGACCGTCACGCGGCGGGTCCGGGCCGCCGTCGCCGACGCGGCGTGCAAGCCGGGTCCCGTCCTCGTCGTGACGCACGGCGGGACGATCCGCGCGGTCCTCGCCCGCTACCTCGGCCTCGCCGCGGACCGTGTCGAACCGGTCGCCGCGCCGAGCCTGACCGCGATCGACGTCGCGACGACGGGCGCCAGGCTCCGCACGTTCAACGCACGCGCCTAG
- a CDS encoding CPBP family intramembrane glutamic endopeptidase — MAGPIAEVRRFLTAALISPDPGTPVRPKPGPAALRRRRIAVVVTLVVGAVTLFLALRIEPGDPAFYLTTAVLALVWAGGAVASGPLHLGHSVTRAGRTDGRAVVQSLVLAGLLLGVFLLGALVVAQVPFLRAPVIELLDHARFGVIWLVLAITVLNGVAEEIFFRGALFSSMPPRRAVLVTTVLYAASTVGSGVPLLVLAAVVIGAVTGMQRRVTGGVLGPIITHVVWSSGMVLLLPLVLG; from the coding sequence GTGGCAGGCCCGATCGCGGAGGTCCGGCGCTTCCTGACGGCGGCGCTCATCTCCCCCGACCCCGGCACCCCCGTCCGGCCCAAGCCCGGACCGGCGGCGCTGCGCCGCCGCCGGATCGCCGTCGTCGTCACGCTCGTGGTCGGTGCGGTCACGCTCTTCCTCGCGCTGCGGATCGAGCCGGGGGACCCCGCGTTCTACCTCACGACGGCGGTGCTGGCCCTCGTGTGGGCGGGTGGCGCCGTCGCGTCCGGTCCGCTCCACCTGGGGCACTCGGTGACGCGGGCGGGCCGCACGGACGGCCGGGCCGTCGTGCAGTCGCTCGTGCTCGCCGGTCTCCTGCTGGGCGTGTTCCTGCTGGGTGCCCTGGTCGTCGCCCAGGTCCCGTTCCTGCGGGCACCCGTCATCGAGCTGCTGGACCACGCGCGGTTCGGGGTGATCTGGCTGGTGCTGGCGATCACGGTGCTGAACGGGGTCGCCGAGGAGATCTTCTTCCGCGGCGCGCTGTTCTCCTCGATGCCGCCGCGGCGCGCCGTGCTCGTCACGACCGTCCTGTACGCGGCCTCGACCGTCGGGTCCGGGGTGCCGCTGCTGGTGCTGGCCGCCGTGGTCATCGGCGCGGTGACGGGGATGCAGCGGCGGGTCACCGGCGGTGTGCTCGGCCCGATCATCACCCACGTGGTCTGGTCGAGCGGCATGGTGCTGCTGCTCCCGCTGGTGCTGGGGTGA